From a region of the Bradyrhizobium diazoefficiens genome:
- the phaR gene encoding polyhydroxyalkanoate synthesis repressor PhaR, with the protein MAKSDQPTTIKKYANRRLYNTGTSTYVTLEDLAAMVKDGEDFLVYDAKTGDDITRSVLAQIIFEQENKAGQNLLPTTFLRQLIRFYGDSMQMVVPKYLEQSIATLTQEQEKFRKQIANTLSGTPFAPLEEQVRRNMELFQQTFSMFKPFAAPRPASGAEPELDANAETPKDSNIDDLRQQMKEMQERLERMSKKEE; encoded by the coding sequence ATGGCGAAATCAGACCAACCCACAACCATCAAGAAATACGCGAACCGCCGGCTCTATAACACCGGAACCAGTACCTACGTGACGCTGGAAGACCTCGCCGCGATGGTCAAGGATGGCGAAGATTTCCTGGTCTATGATGCCAAGACCGGCGACGACATCACCCGCTCCGTGCTTGCCCAGATCATCTTCGAGCAGGAGAACAAGGCCGGCCAGAACCTGCTGCCGACCACCTTCCTGCGCCAGCTCATTCGCTTCTACGGCGACAGCATGCAGATGGTGGTGCCGAAATATCTGGAGCAGTCGATCGCGACCCTGACCCAGGAGCAAGAGAAGTTCCGCAAGCAGATCGCCAACACCCTGTCCGGCACTCCTTTTGCTCCCTTGGAGGAACAAGTCCGCCGGAACATGGAGCTGTTCCAGCAGACCTTCTCGATGTTCAAGCCCTTCGCAGCGCCCCGCCCGGCGTCCGGCGCCGAGCCGGAGCTCGATGCGAATGCCGAGACGCCGAAGGACAGCAACATCGACGATTTGCGTCAGCAGATGAAGGAAATGCAGGAACGCCTGGAGCGGATGTCGAAGAAGGAGGAGTAG
- a CDS encoding class I SAM-dependent methyltransferase, whose protein sequence is MSDRSTHWDNVYATKGETEVSWFQDSPETSLAMIRAASPDHRAAIIDIGGGASRLVDALLQGGYRDIAVLDLSTKALDTVKKRIGAAASTVDWIVADATTWRPAKPYDVWHDRAAFHFLTDSRDRAAYVERLRSAVAPGGHVIIATFAPDGPEKCSGLPVQRHDSASLAAELGPEFKLLETRSEAHHTPWNSTQAFQFSRFRRRR, encoded by the coding sequence ATGTCCGACCGAAGCACCCATTGGGACAATGTCTACGCCACCAAGGGCGAAACCGAGGTCAGCTGGTTTCAGGACAGCCCGGAGACTTCGCTCGCAATGATCCGCGCTGCCAGCCCGGATCATCGCGCAGCCATCATCGATATCGGCGGCGGCGCCTCGCGGCTGGTCGATGCTCTCTTGCAGGGCGGATATCGCGATATCGCCGTGCTGGACCTCTCCACCAAAGCGCTCGATACGGTGAAGAAGCGAATCGGTGCGGCCGCTTCGACGGTCGACTGGATCGTCGCCGACGCCACGACGTGGCGGCCGGCGAAGCCCTACGATGTTTGGCACGATCGCGCGGCGTTTCACTTCCTGACCGATTCCCGCGACAGGGCCGCCTACGTCGAGCGCCTGCGGTCTGCGGTTGCGCCCGGCGGCCACGTCATCATTGCGACCTTTGCGCCCGATGGTCCGGAGAAATGCAGCGGCTTACCGGTGCAACGCCATGACAGCGCCAGCCTTGCAGCGGAGCTCGGGCCGGAATTCAAGCTGCTCGAGACGCGCAGCGAGGCGCATCATACGCCGTGGAATTCAACGCAGGCGTTTCAGTTCAGCCGGTTCCGGAGGCGGCGGTAA
- a CDS encoding branched-chain amino acid aminotransferase: protein MAEIKKPIEYSPSWTFFEGKWHDGNVPIMGPRTHAAWLGSVVFDGARAFEGVAPDLDRHVARANQSAINFGLKPVVDTGTWLTLATEGITRFAANAELYVRPMYWAQNGSGGGVLFDPETTNWCLCIYEAPMPKPVGNAITLSPFRRPTAECAPVEAKAACLYPNNSRALAEAASRGFQNALMLDMLGNVAEFGNSNVFMAKDGVVYTPVPNGTFLNGITRQRVISLLRGDGVTVVEKTLRYADFLAADEIFSTGNFAKVAPVIRIDERELKQGPLYAKARKLYWDFAHAVKLAA, encoded by the coding sequence ATGGCCGAGATCAAAAAGCCGATCGAATATTCGCCGAGCTGGACCTTCTTCGAGGGCAAATGGCACGACGGCAACGTGCCGATCATGGGGCCGCGCACGCATGCGGCCTGGCTCGGCTCGGTCGTGTTCGACGGTGCCCGCGCGTTCGAGGGCGTCGCGCCCGATCTCGACCGTCACGTCGCGCGCGCCAATCAATCCGCGATCAATTTTGGTCTCAAGCCTGTGGTCGATACCGGCACCTGGCTCACGCTCGCAACCGAAGGCATTACACGGTTTGCGGCCAATGCCGAGCTGTACGTCCGTCCGATGTATTGGGCGCAGAACGGCTCGGGCGGCGGCGTGCTGTTCGATCCCGAGACCACCAATTGGTGCCTGTGCATCTACGAGGCGCCGATGCCAAAGCCCGTCGGCAACGCCATCACGCTGTCGCCGTTCCGCCGGCCCACCGCCGAATGCGCGCCGGTCGAGGCGAAAGCAGCCTGCCTCTATCCGAACAATTCGCGCGCGCTCGCGGAAGCCGCTTCGCGCGGCTTTCAGAACGCGCTGATGCTCGACATGCTCGGCAACGTCGCGGAATTTGGTAATTCCAACGTGTTCATGGCCAAGGACGGCGTGGTCTACACGCCGGTTCCCAACGGCACGTTCCTCAACGGTATCACGCGCCAGCGCGTCATCAGCCTGCTGCGCGGCGACGGCGTCACCGTGGTCGAGAAGACGCTGCGCTATGCCGACTTCCTGGCCGCCGACGAGATCTTCTCGACGGGCAATTTTGCCAAGGTCGCCCCGGTGATCCGTATCGACGAGCGCGAGCTGAAGCAGGGTCCGCTCTACGCAAAAGCGCGAAAACTCTATTGGGACTTCGCACATGCCGTGAAGCTGGCGGCTTAG
- a CDS encoding alpha/beta hydrolase gives MPLDPLAKRLLTMMAAAAPQTRGRPSVEARRQSLAKLMQFARADVPDVTTRDGVLPGRASELPYRLYTPADADEPAPGFVFFHGGGLVAGSIATHDRIAAALAHATGCRLVSVDYRLAPEHRFPAAVDDAIAATEWVAREAASLGIDAERLVIGGDSAGATLAAIVCQEAAQTAGLAIAAQCLICPVLDFEETSPSREEFAEGHLIDRVTIEADLSDYLPEGADTADPRVSPLRATRLTDLPTAIIHTAELDPMRDEGNAYARKLLAAGVAVEHVCHAGMVHNFHAMGAILPQAQLVLSQIGEQVRRAVER, from the coding sequence ATGCCGCTCGATCCCCTCGCAAAGCGCTTGTTGACCATGATGGCTGCCGCTGCGCCGCAGACGAGAGGCCGGCCGAGTGTGGAGGCGCGGCGGCAATCGCTGGCAAAGCTGATGCAGTTTGCACGCGCCGATGTGCCTGACGTGACGACACGCGACGGTGTGCTGCCCGGCCGCGCCAGCGAACTGCCCTATCGCCTTTACACGCCGGCAGATGCCGATGAGCCCGCGCCGGGCTTCGTGTTCTTTCACGGCGGCGGCCTCGTCGCCGGCAGCATTGCCACGCATGATCGTATCGCGGCGGCGCTGGCGCATGCCACCGGCTGCCGCCTCGTCTCGGTCGACTACCGACTTGCGCCGGAGCACAGATTCCCTGCCGCCGTCGACGACGCGATCGCCGCCACCGAATGGGTTGCGCGCGAGGCCGCATCGCTCGGCATCGACGCCGAGCGTCTGGTGATCGGCGGCGATTCCGCCGGTGCAACGCTCGCTGCGATCGTATGCCAGGAGGCGGCGCAGACCGCCGGCCTCGCCATCGCCGCACAATGCCTGATCTGCCCGGTGCTGGATTTCGAGGAAACCTCGCCCTCACGCGAGGAATTCGCCGAAGGCCATCTGATCGATCGCGTCACGATCGAAGCCGATCTGTCCGACTATCTGCCCGAGGGCGCCGACACTGCCGACCCCCGCGTTTCTCCCTTGCGCGCAACGCGGCTCACGGACTTGCCGACCGCGATCATCCATACCGCCGAGCTCGATCCGATGCGCGACGAGGGCAATGCCTATGCCCGCAAGCTGCTCGCCGCAGGCGTCGCCGTCGAGCATGTCTGCCACGCCGGCATGGTGCACAATTTCCACGCGATGGGCGCAATCCTGCCGCAGGCGCAGCTCGTGCTGTCGCAGATCGGCGAGCAGGTGCGGCGCGCGGTGGAGCGGTGA